The following proteins come from a genomic window of Iamia sp. SCSIO 61187:
- a CDS encoding MMPL family transporter, with protein MELTEELVDPPPDLAHEPLTDPDSPRARGWLARVGRFSARRRRSVLVAWAVLTIAAAPLALTLTSTLSGAGWDPQGTVAGEVRDELREDFAAVGAEAAVVVYRQEAPIADDPDGLAALIADLQGAPGAVMVVDTLAQPPEAGLVARDGRTALVPVGLEATEDAELPESAADLIEHVDGLTLPAGAEAEVTGEWPVWSDFNESNEQALHRAELLSGIPSLILLVVAFASAIAAGLPLFLAVAGIAVAFAALSLLTAVTPLSVWSMNFSMMIGLAVGIDYSLFIVSRYREEREDGWDTADALANTLSTAGKAVFLSALTVVLSLAAVFVVPIMVFRSMALGMILSVVATAIASLTLLPALLAALGDRVLVTRGHDDPDRAAMGRWQRWTGWALRRPVMALVLGLSLLLALAAPALGMRLGMPGARVVDEGRSSRDGYEMVVESFGPGAAAPLLITVPAAEAEAVVDVAREDAGVVDARVVAEPAESGRTVVRVTPATAVDDQATSDLVARLRTAVADASPDSLVGGPAAQNHDLTGLLTGRAPVAIGIIMVVAFLLLLVVFRSLPIAIASVLLNLVSVAASFGFATLVFQHGFGAGLIGIEHQGFVDAWAPLFFFALLFGLSMDYQLFLLAGIRERYEETGDPQAAVRDGTARTGRPITNAALVMIVVFIAFGVTGPIPPTELGITLALAVLLDATVVRMLLVPALLGRLGQRAWWLPGWLDRRLPVVSFDH; from the coding sequence ATGGAGCTCACCGAGGAGCTGGTCGACCCCCCGCCGGACCTGGCCCACGAGCCGCTGACCGACCCCGACAGCCCCCGCGCCCGCGGGTGGTTGGCCCGGGTCGGGCGGTTCTCGGCCCGACGCCGACGGTCCGTGCTGGTCGCGTGGGCGGTCCTGACGATCGCCGCCGCCCCCCTGGCCCTGACCCTCACCTCGACCCTCTCGGGTGCGGGGTGGGACCCCCAGGGGACCGTCGCCGGCGAGGTCCGCGACGAGCTGCGGGAGGACTTCGCCGCCGTGGGCGCCGAGGCTGCGGTGGTCGTGTACCGCCAAGAGGCGCCCATCGCCGACGACCCCGACGGCTTGGCCGCCCTGATCGCCGACCTCCAGGGCGCGCCGGGTGCGGTCATGGTCGTCGACACCCTCGCCCAGCCCCCCGAGGCGGGGCTCGTCGCCCGCGACGGCCGGACCGCCCTCGTGCCCGTGGGCCTCGAGGCAACCGAGGACGCCGAGCTGCCCGAATCGGCCGCCGACCTCATCGAGCACGTCGACGGGCTGACCCTGCCGGCCGGCGCCGAGGCCGAGGTCACCGGCGAGTGGCCCGTCTGGAGCGACTTCAACGAGTCGAACGAGCAGGCGCTCCACCGCGCCGAGCTGCTCTCGGGGATCCCCAGCCTGATCCTGCTGGTGGTGGCGTTCGCCTCGGCGATCGCCGCCGGCCTGCCGCTCTTCCTCGCCGTCGCCGGCATCGCCGTCGCCTTCGCCGCCCTGAGCCTGCTCACCGCGGTCACGCCCCTGTCGGTGTGGTCGATGAACTTCTCGATGATGATCGGCCTCGCCGTCGGCATCGACTACAGCCTGTTCATCGTCTCCCGGTACCGCGAGGAGCGCGAGGACGGGTGGGACACCGCCGACGCCCTGGCCAACACCCTGTCCACCGCGGGCAAGGCGGTGTTCCTGTCCGCCCTGACCGTCGTGCTCTCGCTGGCTGCCGTCTTCGTCGTCCCGATCATGGTGTTCCGGTCGATGGCCCTCGGGATGATCCTGTCGGTGGTCGCCACGGCCATCGCCTCCCTGACGCTGCTGCCCGCCCTCCTCGCCGCCCTCGGCGACCGGGTGCTGGTGACCCGCGGCCACGACGACCCCGACCGGGCCGCCATGGGCCGCTGGCAGCGCTGGACGGGCTGGGCCCTCCGCCGCCCGGTGATGGCCCTCGTCCTGGGCCTGTCCCTCCTCCTCGCCCTCGCCGCCCCGGCGCTGGGGATGCGGCTCGGCATGCCCGGCGCCCGGGTCGTCGACGAGGGCCGCTCGAGCCGGGACGGCTACGAGATGGTCGTCGAGTCCTTCGGACCGGGCGCCGCCGCTCCCCTGCTCATCACCGTCCCCGCCGCCGAGGCGGAGGCGGTGGTCGACGTCGCCCGCGAGGATGCCGGTGTGGTCGACGCCCGGGTCGTGGCCGAGCCGGCCGAGAGCGGGCGGACGGTCGTGCGCGTCACCCCGGCGACCGCCGTCGACGACCAGGCCACCAGCGATCTCGTCGCCCGCCTGCGCACCGCGGTGGCCGACGCGTCACCGGACTCCCTCGTCGGTGGTCCGGCGGCCCAGAACCACGACCTCACCGGCCTGCTCACCGGGCGCGCCCCCGTCGCCATCGGGATCATCATGGTCGTGGCCTTCCTCCTGCTGCTCGTGGTGTTCCGGAGCCTGCCGATCGCCATCGCCTCGGTGCTCTTGAACCTCGTCAGCGTCGCCGCCAGCTTCGGGTTCGCCACCCTCGTCTTCCAGCACGGGTTCGGGGCCGGGCTCATCGGGATCGAGCACCAGGGGTTCGTCGACGCCTGGGCGCCGCTGTTCTTCTTCGCCCTGCTCTTCGGGTTGTCGATGGACTACCAGCTGTTCCTGCTGGCCGGCATCCGGGAGCGCTACGAGGAGACCGGCGACCCCCAGGCCGCCGTGCGTGACGGCACGGCCCGGACGGGGCGGCCGATCACCAACGCCGCCCTGGTGATGATCGTGGTCTTCATCGCCTTCGGCGTGACCGGGCCCATCCCGCCGACCGAGCTCGGCATCACCCTCGCCCTCGCCGTCCTGCTCGACGCCACCGTCGTGCGCATGCTGCTCGTGCCCGCCCTCCTCGGCCGGCTCGGCCAGCGCGCCTGGTGGTTGCCCGGATGGCTCGACCGCCGCCTGCCCGTCGTCAGCTTCGACCACTAG
- a CDS encoding rhodanese-like domain-containing protein, with amino-acid sequence MLFRQYQLPCLSIFSYLIGDETTGRAVVVDPQRDITAYLDDARAHGLTIERVIETHFHADFLSGHLELAEATGAAISYGDEARADFPIDPLAQGQRIDLGDVALEVRHTPGHTPESISVVVWEHADDDEPWAVLTGDALFVGDVGRPDLLTSVGWTADDLARRLYRSLHDQLLTLPDSTRVYPAHGAGSACGKSMSDAVSSTIGEQRATNYALRPMSEDEFVEAVTQGQSVAPLYFAFTADSNRRLHELLDEADPPAPLTVDDVERCLRDEAVVIDGRAPEAFASGHLRGSVNVGLDGRFAEYAGDVLRPGQPVVVVADEGRAAEAKIRLARIGFDRVRGAVVDVERLLAERPDLAERSTRLAAADIAQWRDDEPGLQVVDIRNPGEQEAGVVPGAIRIPLARLLDDHDQLDPAAPTVVYCAGGYRSSIGASLLRSKGFAHVADLQGGYDAWAAAGLPVDKGAVTS; translated from the coding sequence GTGCTCTTCCGCCAGTACCAGCTCCCGTGCCTGTCCATCTTCAGCTACCTGATCGGGGACGAGACGACCGGCCGGGCCGTCGTGGTCGACCCTCAGCGCGACATCACCGCCTACCTCGACGACGCCCGCGCCCACGGACTCACCATCGAGCGGGTCATCGAGACCCACTTCCACGCCGACTTCCTCTCCGGCCACCTCGAGCTGGCCGAGGCCACCGGCGCGGCCATCTCCTACGGCGACGAGGCCCGGGCCGACTTCCCCATCGACCCCCTCGCCCAGGGGCAGCGGATCGACCTCGGCGACGTGGCCCTCGAGGTCCGCCACACCCCGGGCCACACGCCGGAGTCGATCTCGGTGGTGGTGTGGGAGCACGCCGACGACGACGAACCGTGGGCCGTCCTCACCGGCGACGCCCTCTTCGTCGGCGACGTGGGCCGGCCCGACCTGTTGACGTCGGTCGGCTGGACCGCCGACGACCTGGCCCGGCGCCTGTACCGCTCGCTGCACGACCAGCTGCTGACTCTCCCGGACAGCACCCGCGTCTACCCGGCCCACGGGGCCGGGTCCGCCTGCGGCAAGTCGATGTCCGACGCGGTGTCGTCGACCATCGGCGAGCAGCGGGCCACGAACTACGCCCTCCGCCCCATGAGCGAGGACGAGTTCGTCGAGGCCGTCACCCAGGGCCAGTCGGTCGCGCCCCTCTACTTCGCCTTCACCGCCGACTCGAACCGCCGCCTCCACGAGCTGCTCGACGAGGCCGACCCCCCGGCGCCCCTCACCGTCGACGACGTCGAGCGCTGCCTCCGGGACGAGGCCGTGGTCATCGACGGCCGGGCGCCCGAGGCGTTCGCCTCCGGGCACCTGCGCGGCTCGGTGAACGTGGGCCTCGACGGCCGCTTCGCCGAGTACGCCGGCGACGTCCTGCGCCCGGGGCAGCCGGTCGTGGTCGTGGCCGACGAGGGCCGCGCCGCCGAGGCCAAGATCCGCCTGGCCCGCATCGGCTTCGATCGGGTCCGGGGCGCCGTCGTCGACGTCGAGCGCCTCCTCGCCGAACGACCCGACCTGGCCGAGCGCTCCACCCGCCTCGCCGCCGCCGACATCGCCCAGTGGCGCGACGACGAGCCCGGCCTGCAGGTCGTGGACATCCGCAACCCCGGCGAGCAGGAGGCGGGCGTCGTCCCGGGCGCCATCCGCATCCCGCTGGCCCGGTTGCTCGACGACCACGACCAGCTCGACCCGGCCGCACCGACCGTCGTCTACTGCGCCGGTGGGTACCGCTCGTCGATCGGCGCCTCGTTGCTGCGCTCGAAGGGGTTCGCCCACGTGGCCGACCTCCAGGGCGGCTACGACGCCTGGGCCGCGGCCGGGCTCCCCGTCGACAAGGGTGCGGTGACCTCATGA
- a CDS encoding rhodanese-like domain-containing protein has protein sequence MSTDALPRATVTEAAHRPAGSVLLDVREDDEWAEAHAPDAVHVPMGRLTLDTVPPGRPVYCICRSGNRSGRVVAALVAAGIDARNVAGGMQAWAAAGLPVVT, from the coding sequence ATGAGCACCGACGCCCTCCCCCGCGCCACCGTGACCGAGGCCGCGCACCGCCCGGCGGGCTCGGTCCTGCTCGACGTGCGCGAGGACGACGAGTGGGCCGAGGCCCACGCCCCCGACGCGGTCCACGTCCCGATGGGCCGCCTGACGCTCGACACGGTCCCCCCGGGCCGGCCGGTGTACTGCATCTGCCGATCGGGCAACCGCTCGGGCCGGGTGGTGGCCGCCCTGGTCGCGGCCGGGATCGACGCCCGCAACGTCGCCGGGGGCATGCAGGCGTGGGCCGCCGCCGGGCTGCCGGTCGTGACCTGA
- a CDS encoding sulfite exporter TauE/SafE family protein yields the protein MDLRGLLASPLGFLIGLSLGALGGGGSILAVPALVYAAGQSPRAATTTSLLLVGIASIVGLRPHLRAGRVRVATGLAFGAAGIPGSLLGSAVNQRLDPDLLLLGFAGLVLVAAWRMLTGCPTCTKLGEDLATGAADAGGGVALASRRDVATRVDVGRVLAIVAAGTAVGFLTGLFGVGGGFVIVPALTLLLRMNMPTAIGTSLLVIGVNSAVGLAARISTSSIEWGVTLPFAVAAIAGVLTGGRLAGRLDPERSLRWFAGLLVAVALYTAADVVLG from the coding sequence ATGGACCTCCGCGGGCTGCTCGCCTCACCGCTCGGCTTCCTGATCGGCCTGTCGCTCGGCGCCCTCGGGGGCGGGGGCTCGATCCTGGCCGTGCCCGCCCTCGTCTACGCCGCCGGGCAGAGCCCGCGCGCCGCGACCACCACGAGCCTGCTCCTGGTGGGCATCGCCTCCATCGTCGGCCTCCGCCCCCACCTGCGGGCCGGGCGGGTCCGCGTCGCCACGGGCCTGGCCTTCGGCGCCGCCGGGATCCCCGGGTCGCTGCTCGGCTCGGCGGTGAACCAGCGCCTCGACCCCGACCTCCTGCTCCTCGGGTTCGCCGGGCTGGTGCTCGTGGCCGCGTGGCGGATGCTCACCGGGTGCCCGACGTGCACGAAGTTGGGCGAGGACCTCGCCACCGGTGCGGCCGACGCCGGCGGCGGCGTCGCCCTCGCCTCCCGCCGCGACGTCGCCACCCGCGTCGACGTCGGGAGGGTCCTCGCCATCGTCGCCGCCGGCACCGCGGTGGGGTTCCTCACCGGCCTGTTCGGCGTCGGGGGCGGGTTCGTGATCGTGCCCGCCCTGACCCTGCTCCTGCGCATGAACATGCCGACCGCCATCGGCACGTCGCTCCTCGTGATCGGCGTGAACTCCGCCGTCGGGCTGGCCGCCCGGATCAGCACGAGCTCCATCGAGTGGGGCGTGACGCTCCCGTTCGCGGTGGCCGCCATCGCCGGCGTCCTCACCGGTGGCCGTCTCGCCGGGCGCCTCGACCCCGAGCGCTCGCTCCGGTGGTTCGCCGGACTCCTGGTGGCGGTCGCCCTGTACACCGCCGCCGACGTCGTCCTCGGCTGA
- a CDS encoding DUF302 domain-containing protein encodes MHAIETTVPLPADQAEAAVRATLQDHGFGVLTEIDVAATLKAKLDVDRPALKILGACNPTFAHEALQLDPSAALVLPCNVVLEPDPSGGTRISVVDPRELMPDPAFAELAATAAAQLTAALDALPG; translated from the coding sequence ATGCACGCCATCGAGACCACCGTCCCCCTCCCCGCCGACCAGGCCGAGGCCGCCGTCCGAGCGACCCTGCAGGACCACGGCTTCGGCGTCCTCACCGAGATCGACGTCGCCGCCACCTTGAAGGCCAAGCTCGACGTCGACCGCCCCGCCCTCAAGATCCTGGGTGCCTGCAACCCGACCTTCGCCCACGAGGCGCTGCAGCTCGACCCGTCGGCCGCCCTGGTCCTCCCGTGCAACGTGGTGCTCGAGCCCGACCCGTCCGGCGGCACCCGGATCAGCGTGGTGGACCCTCGTGAGCTGATGCCCGACCCGGCCTTCGCCGAGCTGGCGGCCACGGCGGCCGCCCAGCTCACGGCTGCGCTCGACGCCCTGCCGGGCTGA
- a CDS encoding metal-sensitive transcriptional regulator, whose translation MRFPDEVTDDVQKRLRRAEGQLRGVQRMIDEGSDCKDVVAQLAAVQAALHRTGLRLMSAGMRHCLAQPDEAAADGMTVEDMEELFLTLR comes from the coding sequence ATGAGGTTCCCCGACGAAGTCACCGACGATGTGCAGAAGCGCCTGCGGCGCGCCGAGGGTCAGCTCCGCGGCGTCCAGCGCATGATCGACGAGGGCTCGGACTGCAAGGACGTGGTGGCCCAGCTGGCCGCCGTCCAGGCCGCCCTCCACCGCACGGGCCTGCGGCTCATGTCCGCCGGGATGCGGCACTGCCTGGCCCAGCCCGACGAGGCCGCCGCCGACGGGATGACCGTGGAGGACATGGAGGAGCTCTTCCTCACCCTGCGCTGA
- a CDS encoding MTH895/ArsE family thioredoxin-like protein, which translates to MQHVDATPTVSGEPQGDRHDRSAAVRRWGPVAVAAVAWAVAYRVNAPLWHWVVGDAAGLDLSSRLGSSVHFFFYDVTKISLLLSGVIFVVTVLRTFMSVERTRALLGGQRRGAGHVGAAGLGVVTPFCSCSAVPIFIGFVTAGVPLGVTFSFLIAAPLVNEVAVVLLFGSFGWKAAALYVSSGLAIAVVAGAVLGRLRLERWVEPFVFETRLHGELVDASGDLSWDERLSIGREEVVSILRKVDILGRGCARCRTLEEHVVLALRDLDVDAEVGHVTDPVAIASAGVMRTPALAIDGEVVVAGRVPSDADLRAAIAGRRTPR; encoded by the coding sequence GTGCAGCACGTCGACGCCACGCCCACCGTCAGCGGTGAACCCCAAGGGGATCGCCACGATCGCTCGGCCGCGGTCCGGCGCTGGGGCCCGGTGGCGGTGGCGGCCGTGGCGTGGGCCGTGGCCTACCGGGTGAACGCCCCGCTCTGGCACTGGGTCGTGGGCGACGCCGCCGGCCTCGACCTCTCGTCCCGTCTCGGCTCGTCGGTCCACTTCTTCTTCTACGACGTCACCAAGATCTCGCTGCTCCTGTCGGGCGTGATCTTCGTGGTCACCGTGCTGCGCACGTTCATGTCCGTCGAGCGGACGCGGGCCCTCCTGGGCGGTCAACGGCGGGGAGCCGGTCACGTCGGTGCCGCCGGGCTCGGCGTGGTGACGCCGTTCTGCTCGTGCTCCGCGGTCCCGATCTTCATCGGCTTCGTCACCGCAGGTGTCCCCCTGGGGGTCACGTTCAGCTTCCTGATCGCGGCGCCGCTGGTGAACGAGGTCGCCGTCGTCCTGCTCTTCGGGTCGTTCGGGTGGAAGGCGGCCGCCCTGTACGTCAGCTCCGGGCTGGCCATCGCGGTCGTGGCCGGCGCCGTGCTGGGCCGGTTGCGGCTCGAGCGGTGGGTCGAGCCCTTCGTGTTCGAGACCCGGCTGCACGGCGAGCTCGTCGACGCCTCCGGCGACCTCTCCTGGGACGAGCGCCTGAGCATCGGGCGCGAGGAGGTGGTCAGCATCCTCCGCAAGGTCGACATCCTGGGAAGAGGGTGCGCCCGCTGCCGCACGCTGGAGGAGCACGTCGTCCTCGCCCTGCGGGACCTCGACGTCGACGCCGAGGTGGGGCACGTCACCGACCCCGTGGCGATCGCCTCGGCCGGGGTGATGAGGACCCCCGCGCTGGCGATCGACGGAGAGGTCGTCGTCGCCGGACGGGTCCCCTCCGACGCCGACCTCCGCGCCGCGATCGCCGGACGGCGCACCCCCCGGTGA
- a CDS encoding LLM class flavin-dependent oxidoreductase: MAEVHHGAPTLAPLARGSVSLRLYPCGDPTPAVVVDELRHQAALASAHGWDGVMTSEHHGGFAGYLPNPLQLAGWLLDAMPTGWAAACPLLLVLRPPALVAEEVAWLAAAFPRRVGLGVAAGALAQDFEIMGTTTAELGPRFTAALEALAPMLVGRAPGALSGDPAVAACAATPIPLVSAAMSPGAVRRAARVGAGLLFDSLAPAERCRVLTDAYRDAGGTGSVVLIRRAWIGAAPRAALDAQVDVYRSYAPTAAQAGWDQDQLVTVDDPAEVAQRLADVAAQVGADAVNLRLTVPDVAPEAVREQIGRLGDEVVPRLRAALSTAV, translated from the coding sequence GTGGCCGAGGTGCACCACGGGGCCCCGACCCTCGCCCCCCTGGCCCGGGGCTCGGTGTCGCTGCGCCTCTACCCCTGCGGCGACCCGACACCGGCGGTGGTCGTCGACGAGCTCCGCCACCAGGCCGCGCTGGCCTCGGCCCACGGCTGGGACGGGGTGATGACCAGCGAGCACCACGGCGGCTTCGCCGGCTACCTGCCGAACCCGCTCCAGCTCGCCGGGTGGCTCCTCGACGCCATGCCCACCGGGTGGGCGGCCGCCTGCCCGCTGCTGCTGGTGCTGCGCCCGCCGGCGCTGGTGGCCGAGGAGGTCGCGTGGCTGGCGGCCGCCTTCCCCCGCCGCGTGGGCCTGGGTGTGGCCGCCGGGGCCCTGGCCCAGGACTTCGAGATCATGGGCACCACCACGGCCGAGCTGGGGCCCCGCTTCACCGCCGCCCTGGAGGCGCTGGCGCCGATGCTCGTCGGTCGCGCCCCGGGTGCCCTCTCCGGGGACCCGGCCGTGGCCGCCTGCGCGGCGACGCCGATCCCCCTGGTCAGCGCGGCGATGAGCCCGGGTGCCGTCCGCCGGGCGGCGCGGGTCGGCGCCGGCCTCCTCTTCGACTCGCTGGCCCCGGCCGAGCGCTGCCGCGTCCTCACCGACGCCTACCGGGACGCCGGCGGCACCGGCTCGGTCGTCCTGATCCGCCGGGCCTGGATCGGCGCCGCGCCCCGCGCCGCGCTCGACGCCCAGGTCGACGTCTACCGCAGCTACGCCCCCACGGCGGCCCAAGCGGGGTGGGACCAGGACCAGCTCGTCACCGTGGACGACCCGGCCGAGGTCGCCCAGCGCCTCGCCGACGTGGCCGCCCAGGTGGGGGCCGACGCCGTCAACCTCCGCCTCACCGTGCCCGACGTGGCGCCCGAGGCCGTCCGCGAGCAGATCGGCCGCCTCGGCGACGAGGTCGTGCCCCGCCTGCGCGCCGCCCTGTCGACGGCCGTCTGA
- a CDS encoding SDR family oxidoreductase: MDGPPALFVGTLASARLADALGVRHVLRPPAPPPDRGWAPTDHPLLETWRSEVEAGPQAAGVVVCTWADPPSPAPLATLEPEAWRTQVEWPTSLWFTTVVAAAGRCRDGGALVVVVERPATLDAPGHATTVVVSDGLVNLVRSLAAVEGARGVRVNVVTTEVHTAPDPLLGAAPPLSTFPGRVGVEVAGAVRLLLSPDAVGVTGTALAADCGRG; this comes from the coding sequence GTGGACGGCCCACCCGCGCTCTTCGTGGGGACCTTGGCATCGGCGCGCCTGGCCGACGCCCTCGGGGTGCGTCACGTGCTCCGCCCGCCGGCGCCACCCCCCGACCGGGGGTGGGCGCCGACGGACCACCCCCTGCTGGAGACGTGGCGGTCCGAGGTCGAGGCCGGCCCCCAGGCCGCGGGCGTGGTCGTGTGCACCTGGGCCGACCCCCCGAGCCCCGCACCGCTCGCCACCCTCGAGCCGGAGGCGTGGCGGACCCAGGTCGAGTGGCCCACATCCCTCTGGTTCACGACCGTCGTCGCCGCCGCCGGCCGCTGCCGGGACGGCGGCGCGCTCGTGGTCGTCGTCGAGCGGCCGGCGACCCTCGACGCACCGGGGCACGCCACCACGGTCGTCGTCAGCGACGGCCTGGTGAACCTGGTGCGCTCGCTCGCCGCCGTCGAGGGCGCCCGGGGGGTCCGGGTCAACGTCGTCACCACCGAGGTGCACACCGCCCCCGACCCGCTGCTCGGGGCCGCCCCGCCGCTGTCCACCTTCCCCGGCCGCGTGGGGGTTGAGGTGGCGGGGGCCGTGCGGCTGCTGCTCTCCCCCGACGCCGTCGGCGTCACCGGCACGGCCCTCGCGGCCGACTGCGGGCGGGGATGA
- a CDS encoding SDR family NAD(P)-dependent oxidoreductase, with translation MMPRSILVTGASGGIGRGIALACGAAGWRVWIAARRGPEAAAVADEVTAAGGEGHAIVCDVTNDDSVGAALAAAAGDSGGLDGIVHNATSAFSSHAGPIGGITLAELDDHVAVASRGLYLLARHGLPLLAAREGAMVVMTSEAGFEGKRLLAAYAMVKAQQRALVAVLAREWGPLGVRANAVAPLGWSPAMADAFVTDPAMEQRVRGRIPLGRLGDATDDIGAAVRFLLSDDARFVTGQTLMADGGSCPTS, from the coding sequence ATGATGCCGCGGTCGATCCTCGTGACGGGGGCCTCGGGCGGGATCGGACGGGGCATCGCCCTGGCCTGCGGGGCGGCGGGGTGGCGCGTGTGGATCGCGGCGCGACGAGGTCCCGAGGCCGCCGCCGTGGCCGACGAGGTGACGGCGGCCGGGGGCGAGGGGCACGCCATCGTCTGCGACGTGACCAACGACGACTCGGTGGGCGCCGCCCTCGCCGCCGCTGCGGGCGACTCCGGCGGGCTCGACGGCATCGTCCACAACGCCACCAGCGCCTTCTCCTCCCACGCCGGACCGATCGGCGGCATCACCCTCGCCGAGCTCGACGACCACGTCGCCGTCGCCTCCCGGGGCCTGTACCTGCTGGCCCGCCACGGTCTCCCCCTCCTCGCCGCCCGCGAGGGCGCCATGGTCGTGATGACCTCGGAGGCCGGCTTCGAGGGCAAGCGGCTGCTGGCCGCCTACGCCATGGTCAAGGCCCAGCAACGGGCCCTTGTCGCGGTGCTGGCGCGCGAGTGGGGCCCGCTCGGCGTCCGGGCCAACGCCGTCGCGCCCCTCGGGTGGTCGCCGGCGATGGCCGACGCGTTCGTGACCGACCCGGCGATGGAGCAGCGGGTCAGGGGACGGATCCCGCTCGGACGGCTCGGCGACGCCACCGACGACATCGGCGCCGCCGTCCGCTTCCTCCTGAGCGACGATGCCCGCTTCGTCACCGGCCAGACCCTGATGGCCGACGGCGGCAGCTGCCCGACCTCGTGA
- a CDS encoding metallophosphoesterase → MATPPAGPTRRQVLAAGLGAAGAVATGGALREAWALLGREDLIPGEPPTLRLEPEDWVTTDDRLSFAAIGDSGSGGRQAMAVAERMARTYAVEPFGLVALLGDICYYGSIEDRFEDVFVRPMAPLIDAGVEFQLAVGNHDGGLHYGDESLREIEATLDRLGTPARYHSATRGPVDLFFLDSSEPGIAEGGTHTQLEWLDDMLASATSRWKVVALHHPLYSSGRHGSTERLQDLVEPILVRHHVDLVLAGHDHHYERTVPIDGITHVVSGGGCKTTGVRPRRFTAAAASTLEFVKLDIVEDRLVGRAIRPEGDVIDRFELRAREGR, encoded by the coding sequence GTGGCGACGCCCCCGGCCGGGCCGACCCGACGCCAGGTCCTCGCCGCCGGCTTGGGGGCGGCCGGTGCGGTGGCGACCGGCGGCGCCCTCCGCGAGGCCTGGGCCCTCCTCGGGCGGGAGGACCTGATCCCGGGCGAGCCCCCGACGCTGCGGCTCGAGCCGGAGGACTGGGTCACCACCGACGACCGGCTGTCGTTCGCCGCCATCGGCGACAGCGGGAGCGGTGGGCGCCAGGCGATGGCCGTGGCCGAGCGGATGGCCCGCACCTACGCCGTCGAGCCCTTCGGGCTGGTCGCCCTCCTGGGGGACATCTGCTACTACGGCTCGATCGAGGACCGCTTCGAGGACGTCTTCGTCCGGCCCATGGCGCCGCTGATCGACGCCGGCGTCGAGTTCCAGCTGGCGGTGGGCAACCACGACGGCGGGCTGCACTACGGCGACGAGAGCCTCCGGGAGATCGAGGCGACCCTGGACCGGCTCGGGACGCCCGCCCGCTACCACAGCGCCACCCGCGGCCCGGTCGACCTCTTCTTCCTCGACTCCAGCGAGCCCGGCATCGCCGAGGGCGGGACGCACACCCAGCTCGAGTGGCTCGACGACATGCTGGCCAGCGCGACCAGCCGGTGGAAGGTGGTCGCCCTCCACCACCCCCTCTACTCGTCGGGTCGGCACGGGTCGACCGAGCGCCTCCAGGACCTGGTCGAGCCGATCCTGGTGCGCCACCACGTCGATCTCGTCCTCGCCGGCCACGACCACCACTACGAGCGGACCGTCCCCATCGACGGCATCACCCACGTCGTCAGCGGGGGCGGGTGCAAGACGACCGGCGTGCGACCCCGGCGGTTCACCGCCGCGGCGGCGTCCACCCTCGAGTTCGTCAAGCTCGACATCGTCGAGGATCGCCTCGTGGGGCGGGCGATCCGACCGGAGGGCGACGTCATCGACCGCTTCGAGCTACGGGCTCGCGAAGGCCGGTGA